The Erythrolamprus reginae isolate rEryReg1 chromosome 3, rEryReg1.hap1, whole genome shotgun sequence genome contains a region encoding:
- the GDAP1 gene encoding ganglioside-induced differentiation-associated protein 1: MAEEKEDQMADKTPPAEVEVTSEAKLILYHWTQSFSSQKVRLVIAEKGLKCEQHDVSLPLSEHNEPWFMRLNASGEVPVLIHKENIICDATQIIDYLEDTFVNEKTPKLMPEEGSMYYPRVQHYRELLDSLPMDAYTHGCILHPELAVDSMIPAYATTRIRSQIGNTESELKKLAEENPDLQDAYIAKQKRLKSKLMDHDNIKYLHKILDELEKVLDQVETELQRRNEETPENGHQPWLCGEFFSLADVSLAVTLHRLKFIGLARRSWGNGKRPNLEAYYERVLKRQPFHKVLGHVNNILISAVLPTAFRVAKKRAPKVFGTTLLAGFLSGIAYFAFMFARKRFANFLLSIRGRQTYL, translated from the exons AtggcagaagaaaaagaagaccAGATGGCCGACAAAACACCCCCAGCTGAAGTGGAGGTCACGTCAGAGGCTAAACTCATCCTCTATCACTGGACACAGTCTTTCAGCTCCCAAAAG GTACGACTGGTGATTGCTGAAAAGGGCCTGAAATGTGAACAGCATGATGTAAGCCTTCCATTGAGTGAACATAATGAGCCTTGGTTTATGCGTTTAAATGCATCAGGAGAAGTCCCAGTGCTTATTCATAAAGAGAACATAATTTGTGATGCAACTCAGATTATTGACTACCTTGAAGATACTTTTGTGAATG AAAAGACTCCAAAATTAATGCCAGAAGAAGGAAGTATGTATTATCCAAGGGTTCAACACTACAGAGAACTCCTAGATTCCTTGCCTATGGACGCATACACACATGGTTGCATTTTACATCCTGAATTAGCAGTAGACTCCATGATTCCTGCGTATGCCACGACCAGAATTCGGA GCCAAATCGGTAATACTGAATCTGAATTAAAGAAACTGGCTGAAGAAAACCCAGATCTGCAAGATGCATATATTGCAAAACAGAAACGACTCAAA TCTAAATTGATGGACCATGATAACATAAAGTACTTACATAAAATACTAGATGAGTTGGAAAAAGTTTTGGATCAGGTTGAAACTGAGTtgcaaagaagaaatgaagaaacaccAG AAAATGGACATCAGCCTTGGCTCTGTGGGGAATTCTTTAGCTTGGCTGATGTATCCCTTGCTGTAACACTTCATCGGCTGAAGTTCATTGGACTAGCAAGGAGAAGTTGGGGAAATGGAAAGCGCCCTAACTTGGAAGCCTATTACGAGCGTGTTTTGAAGAGACAACCATTTCATAAGGTTTTGGGACATGTCAACAACATACTAATCTCAGCCGTTCTTCCAACAGCATTTCGAGTAGCGAAGAAGAGGGCACCCAAAGTTTTTGGCACAACTCTTCTAGCTGGCTTTTTATCAGGAATAGCATATTTTGCCTTTATGTTTGCTCGGAAGAGATTTGCCAACTTTCTATTATCAATAAGAGGAAGGCAGACTTATCTGTAG